The following proteins are co-located in the Conyzicola lurida genome:
- a CDS encoding NADP-dependent oxidoreductase, which produces MSRAVKYNEFGPASVLRVENLDAPKPKAGKVRIAVKAAGINPSDSKTREGVMHGPSFTFPAGTGRELAGIVESVGEGVGELSVGDEVFGLVASGAVADLAVTNPANLARKPAGLDWATAGALSLAGQTAFNAVRSQSITASDVVLVSAATGGVGVIAAQLARLAGATVIGTASEANHEFLESLGVIPVSYADAAGTTLADRVRSVAPGPVTVVLDQHGRDTIQAGFDLGVAPGRINTIAADAADYGVEGVGRGPIDTATLATLAGLVVDGSLVVPIAATFPIEETRAAFELLDGGHVRGKVVIVF; this is translated from the coding sequence ATGTCCCGCGCGGTGAAGTACAACGAATTCGGTCCGGCCTCCGTCCTGCGGGTGGAGAACCTCGACGCCCCGAAGCCCAAGGCCGGCAAGGTGCGCATCGCGGTCAAAGCCGCGGGGATCAATCCCTCCGACTCGAAGACGCGCGAGGGCGTGATGCACGGCCCGAGCTTCACCTTCCCGGCCGGAACGGGCCGTGAGCTCGCCGGGATCGTCGAGTCCGTCGGCGAGGGTGTCGGCGAGCTGTCCGTCGGCGACGAGGTCTTCGGGCTCGTCGCGAGCGGTGCCGTCGCCGACCTCGCCGTGACCAATCCCGCGAACCTCGCCCGCAAACCGGCCGGCCTCGACTGGGCGACCGCGGGCGCCCTCTCGCTCGCCGGGCAGACCGCCTTCAACGCGGTGCGGTCGCAGAGCATCACCGCGTCCGATGTCGTGCTCGTGAGCGCGGCGACCGGCGGGGTCGGCGTCATCGCCGCCCAGCTCGCCCGCCTCGCCGGTGCGACCGTCATCGGCACGGCCAGCGAGGCGAACCATGAATTCCTCGAGAGCCTCGGCGTGATCCCCGTCTCCTACGCGGATGCCGCGGGCACGACCCTCGCGGACCGGGTCAGGTCCGTCGCCCCGGGGCCGGTCACCGTCGTACTCGACCAGCACGGTCGTGACACCATCCAGGCCGGGTTCGACCTCGGGGTAGCGCCCGGACGCATCAACACGATCGCCGCCGACGCCGCGGACTACGGCGTCGAGGGGGTCGGCCGGGGCCCCATCGACACCGCGACGCTCGCCACCCTCGCCGGTCTCGTCGTGGACGGCTCGCTCGTCGTGCCGATCGCGGCGACGTTCCCGATCGAGGAGACCCGGGCCGCGTTCGAGCTGCTCGACGGCGGGCACGTGCGCGGAAAGGTCGTCATCGTCTTCTAG